A stretch of the Chitiniphilus purpureus genome encodes the following:
- the imuA gene encoding translesion DNA synthesis-associated protein ImuA — protein sequence MNAPLPLEARPGLQSLLPHPALWRGADGVAGPVLASGHALLDGVLPGGGWGVGQVSELLHRPGHGELTLLFPALRQLTAMGRSVVLVAPPWPPYAPAWAQAGIALERLVWIRPANPAEAMWAMEQALADPAPGAVLGWHAGMLADRAARRLQLAARQGTAAAFLLRHAVAQSTASPFPLRLAVAGLPDGWRIRVLKRRGLPLTAPVDLSRDEVHDALAGVASAPAGAGCVPASTARLPGF from the coding sequence ATGAATGCTCCGCTTCCCTTGGAGGCCCGGCCGGGCCTGCAGTCGCTGTTGCCCCATCCTGCGCTGTGGCGCGGTGCCGATGGCGTGGCGGGGCCGGTGCTGGCCAGCGGCCATGCCTTGCTGGATGGAGTCTTGCCGGGCGGTGGCTGGGGAGTGGGGCAGGTGAGCGAGTTGCTGCATCGCCCGGGGCACGGGGAGCTGACGCTGCTGTTCCCCGCATTGCGGCAGCTGACGGCCATGGGACGCTCCGTCGTGCTGGTGGCACCGCCGTGGCCGCCCTATGCGCCGGCATGGGCGCAGGCCGGCATCGCGCTGGAGCGGCTGGTGTGGATACGCCCGGCCAACCCGGCCGAGGCGATGTGGGCGATGGAGCAGGCGTTGGCCGATCCGGCTCCGGGCGCAGTGCTGGGCTGGCATGCCGGCATGCTGGCCGATCGGGCTGCGCGGCGCCTGCAACTGGCCGCGCGCCAGGGCACTGCTGCGGCCTTCCTGCTGCGCCATGCGGTGGCGCAGTCCACCGCGTCGCCGTTTCCGCTGCGCCTGGCTGTGGCCGGGTTGCCGGATGGCTGGCGCATCCGGGTGCTCAAGCGGCGCGGTCTGCCGCTGACCGCGCCGGTCGACCTTTCACGCGATGAGGTTCACGATGCTTTGGCTGGCGTTGCATCTGCCCCGGCTGGCGCTGGATGTGTTCCCGCCTCCACCGCCCGCCTGCCCGGATTCTGA
- a CDS encoding Y-family DNA polymerase has protein sequence MLWLALHLPRLALDVFPPPPPACPDSDAIPAVRPRIVVASQGRGERLVLADALAASLGLQPDMKLSAALALVNQLVIHRRNPQAEAAALAQLAGWALRFTPTVVLAEPDTLLLEIGGCLAYFGGLARLRGEVESGAQAQGYAVTSAVAPTPLAAQWLACQGRVEPVLQADLLHAVLAPLPLTVLPLAPAQAQTLQQLGLRRLGDVLALPRAGLARRAGRTLPLLLERALGALPDPRPVFVAPDRFERTIDLDWPVETVPVFLMLAQRLLAAQEAFLSGRGLGVQTVVFRFTHEMHAPTAVTISAGRPLRDAAAWLAIVRERMARERLAAPAASVTLLAEALHPLDGRPQHLFGAQHGQGMPTLLLDRMAARLGADAVCGVATVPDHRPERAWAEVAPGTTSSPLPLGMRPGWLLPAPRRLPLRDELPWHGEPLRCLGRAERIESGWWDGGDVTRDYYVAQGPSGARYWIFQDRTAGDWWLHGMFA, from the coding sequence ATGCTTTGGCTGGCGTTGCATCTGCCCCGGCTGGCGCTGGATGTGTTCCCGCCTCCACCGCCCGCCTGCCCGGATTCTGATGCCATCCCGGCGGTGCGCCCGCGCATCGTGGTGGCAAGCCAGGGGCGCGGCGAGCGGCTGGTGCTGGCCGACGCGCTGGCCGCCAGCCTCGGGCTGCAGCCGGATATGAAGCTCTCGGCGGCGCTGGCATTGGTCAACCAGCTGGTGATCCATCGGCGCAATCCGCAGGCCGAGGCGGCGGCGCTGGCCCAACTGGCTGGCTGGGCATTGCGCTTCACGCCGACCGTGGTGCTGGCCGAGCCTGATACCCTGCTGTTGGAGATCGGTGGCTGCCTGGCCTATTTCGGCGGCCTCGCACGATTGCGTGGCGAGGTGGAAAGCGGCGCCCAGGCACAGGGCTATGCCGTGACCAGCGCGGTGGCGCCCACGCCGCTGGCGGCGCAGTGGCTGGCATGCCAGGGCCGGGTCGAGCCGGTACTGCAGGCCGACCTGCTGCATGCCGTGCTGGCGCCGTTGCCGCTGACGGTATTGCCGTTGGCCCCGGCGCAGGCGCAAACCCTGCAGCAACTGGGGCTGCGCCGCCTGGGCGATGTGCTGGCATTGCCGCGGGCGGGGCTGGCCCGGCGTGCGGGGCGCACGCTGCCGCTGCTGCTGGAGCGGGCCCTCGGTGCCTTGCCCGATCCGCGCCCGGTCTTTGTCGCACCTGACCGTTTCGAACGCACGATCGATCTGGATTGGCCGGTCGAGACGGTGCCGGTCTTTCTCATGCTGGCCCAACGGCTGCTCGCGGCACAGGAGGCGTTCCTGTCCGGGCGCGGGCTTGGCGTGCAGACGGTGGTCTTTCGCTTCACCCATGAAATGCATGCACCCACTGCCGTCACGATCAGTGCTGGCCGGCCGTTGCGCGACGCAGCCGCCTGGCTGGCCATCGTACGTGAGCGGATGGCGCGCGAGCGGCTGGCCGCGCCGGCTGCGTCGGTCACCCTGCTGGCCGAAGCGCTGCATCCGCTCGACGGCCGGCCGCAGCATCTGTTCGGCGCGCAGCATGGGCAGGGCATGCCGACCCTGCTGCTGGACCGTATGGCGGCCCGCCTGGGTGCGGACGCGGTATGCGGCGTGGCCACGGTGCCGGACCACCGGCCCGAGCGCGCCTGGGCCGAGGTGGCACCAGGCACCACGAGCAGCCCGCTGCCGCTGGGCATGCGGCCGGGCTGGCTGCTGCCGGCGCCGCGTCGCCTGCCGCTGCGCGATGAGCTGCCCTGGCATGGCGAGCCGCTGCGTTGCCTGGGGCGTGCCGAGCGGATCGAATCGGGCTGGTGGGACGGGGGCGACGTGACCCGCGACTACTACGTGGCCCAGGGGCCTTCGGGTGCGCGCTACTGGATCTTCCAGGACCGGACCGCAGGCGACTGGTGGCTGCATGGGATGTTCGCGTGA
- a CDS encoding aminotransferase class III-fold pyridoxal phosphate-dependent enzyme: MSAPATHALMNTVIRPPQVFVRGRGAYLYDEVGLAYLDWVQGWAVNALGHSPDVVTVALARQASTLLNLSPAYYSRPLLQLAGRLTALSGLDQVFFINSGAEANEGAIKLARKWGRLNKGGAYEIITFDNGYHGRTLATMSATGKPGWADYYPPQVPGFPKARFNDLDSVAALIGPATVAVMLEPVQGEGGVIPASPDFIAGLRALCDEHGLLLIFDEVQTGCGRLGTLFAAQHYRVQPDIMTLGKGLAAGVPLSALLARRDCCCFEPGDQGGTFSGAPLACAVALDVLEILAQPAFLANVAERGAQLAAGLAGLSARYGLGEVRGIGLLQALVLPGCDALAVVELARAKGLLLNAPRPSCVRMMPALNSTAAEIDQGLALLDAALGSRRQAA; this comes from the coding sequence ATGTCTGCCCCAGCCACGCACGCCTTGATGAACACCGTGATCCGCCCGCCGCAGGTTTTCGTGCGTGGCCGCGGCGCCTACCTTTACGACGAGGTCGGCCTGGCCTACCTGGATTGGGTCCAGGGCTGGGCGGTCAACGCGCTTGGCCATTCGCCCGATGTGGTCACCGTGGCGCTGGCGCGGCAGGCTTCGACGCTGCTCAACCTGAGCCCGGCCTACTACAGCCGGCCGCTGTTGCAGCTGGCGGGGCGGCTGACGGCGCTCAGTGGGCTGGACCAGGTCTTTTTCATCAATTCGGGGGCCGAAGCCAACGAAGGCGCGATCAAGCTCGCCCGCAAGTGGGGTCGGCTCAACAAGGGCGGCGCCTACGAGATCATCACCTTCGACAACGGCTACCACGGCCGCACGCTGGCCACCATGTCCGCCACCGGCAAGCCGGGCTGGGCCGACTACTACCCGCCGCAGGTACCGGGTTTTCCCAAGGCGCGCTTCAATGACCTGGACAGCGTGGCTGCGTTGATCGGCCCCGCCACCGTGGCCGTGATGCTGGAGCCGGTGCAAGGCGAAGGCGGTGTCATCCCGGCCAGTCCGGATTTCATCGCCGGGTTGCGGGCGCTGTGCGACGAGCACGGCCTGCTGCTGATCTTCGATGAAGTGCAGACCGGCTGCGGCCGCTTGGGGACGCTGTTCGCCGCGCAGCACTACCGGGTGCAGCCGGACATCATGACGCTGGGCAAGGGGCTGGCCGCCGGGGTGCCGCTGTCGGCGCTGCTGGCAAGGCGCGATTGCTGCTGCTTCGAACCCGGCGACCAGGGCGGCACCTTCTCCGGTGCGCCACTGGCCTGCGCGGTGGCGCTGGACGTGCTCGAGATCCTGGCGCAGCCGGCGTTCCTGGCCAATGTGGCCGAACGCGGCGCGCAACTGGCGGCGGGTCTTGCCGGCCTCTCGGCGCGGTACGGCCTGGGCGAGGTGCGCGGCATCGGCCTGTTGCAGGCACTCGTGTTACCTGGATGCGATGCACTGGCTGTGGTGGAACTGGCGCGGGCCAAGGGTCTGCTGCTCAATGCACCGCGCCCGTCCTGCGTACGGATGATGCCGGCACTGAACAGCACCGCGGCCGAGATCGACCAGGGACTGGCGCTGCTGGATGCTGCATTGGGCAGCCGCCGGCAGGCTGCCTGA
- a CDS encoding biliverdin-producing heme oxygenase, with translation MNEASSLRLALRGATAPHHQEVDALFSVFALETHQGYRAFLRAHAQAVWPLELALEAAGVARLLPDWPQRRRRFALAQDLRRLGLVVPAPLDYRCADAAACWGTLYTLEGSRLGGALLARRVAGMPELTAASAYLTHGAGQPLWPTFLGQLEGTAGRMPLAALCEAACRAFECFARAGRLAAQEMVDNADARLARSIP, from the coding sequence GTGAACGAGGCCTCATCGCTGCGTCTGGCGTTGCGGGGTGCCACCGCGCCGCACCATCAGGAAGTCGATGCCCTGTTCTCGGTTTTCGCACTCGAGACGCACCAGGGCTATCGTGCCTTCCTCCGCGCGCATGCGCAGGCGGTCTGGCCGCTGGAGCTGGCGCTGGAGGCGGCCGGCGTGGCGCGGCTCCTGCCCGATTGGCCGCAGCGGCGCCGGCGGTTTGCGCTGGCGCAGGATCTGCGCCGGCTGGGGCTGGTCGTGCCGGCGCCGCTGGACTACCGCTGCGCCGATGCGGCCGCCTGCTGGGGCACGCTCTATACGCTGGAAGGCTCGCGGCTGGGCGGTGCGCTGCTGGCGCGCCGGGTGGCCGGGATGCCGGAGCTGACCGCGGCCAGCGCCTACCTGACCCACGGTGCGGGCCAGCCGCTCTGGCCGACGTTCCTTGGCCAGTTGGAAGGCACTGCGGGGCGCATGCCGCTGGCGGCACTGTGCGAGGCTGCCTGCCGTGCCTTCGAGTGCTTTGCCCGGGCCGGCCGGCTGGCCGCGCAAGAGATGGTTGACAACGCCGACGCCCGGCTTGCAAGATCGATTCCATGA
- a CDS encoding beta/alpha barrel domain-containing protein: protein MISIETALSRLIPGLNGNPRPRRWSAAQAPVIISLLDIELCRLMTMQALLHQHAQVHVEYAFRCQHPCELPPGVLKAELEDQLDELCTLRFSAAELAYLARVPSLHPGFIGFLEGFRLPRQCVAVTASQDGGLAIRVAGPVLHCLPFGTYLPALLGEVYSRQFLLAPALVAGRERLLGKLDRLRRFARAPQRRFPFAWFEAGTRHRYARSWQEEVVFALTQAGFGAVNGTTNLYLAMRHGLQPIGGMAPEYLGLFQGLAPAPEDAQRQALEHWVRQYRGDAGVAGGGSGTVEAFLAGFDRYFCKLFDGLCHEAGDPIAWGERVIAHWRAQGVDPAGKTLVFAQVATLERAFTLYHTFADRIPVRLGVGADLVHDCAQAPLHGELALLGCNGRMVAA from the coding sequence GTGATTTCCATTGAAACCGCACTCTCCCGCCTCATTCCCGGATTGAATGGCAACCCGCGTCCTCGGCGCTGGAGCGCCGCGCAGGCCCCGGTGATCATTTCGCTGCTCGATATCGAACTGTGCCGGCTGATGACCATGCAGGCGCTGCTGCACCAGCATGCGCAGGTGCATGTCGAATATGCGTTCCGCTGCCAGCATCCGTGTGAGCTGCCGCCAGGGGTGCTCAAGGCCGAGCTCGAAGACCAGCTCGACGAGCTGTGCACGCTGCGTTTCTCGGCTGCCGAACTGGCTTACCTTGCCCGTGTGCCATCGCTGCACCCAGGATTCATCGGGTTCCTGGAGGGCTTCCGGCTACCGCGGCAGTGTGTTGCCGTCACCGCGTCGCAGGATGGCGGGCTGGCGATCCGCGTGGCCGGCCCGGTGTTGCACTGCCTGCCGTTCGGCACCTACCTGCCCGCACTGCTGGGCGAGGTCTACAGCCGGCAGTTCCTGCTCGCGCCGGCGCTGGTGGCCGGGCGGGAGCGGCTGCTGGGCAAGCTTGACCGGCTGCGCCGCTTTGCCCGGGCGCCGCAGCGGCGCTTTCCGTTCGCCTGGTTCGAGGCGGGAACCCGCCACCGCTATGCGCGCTCCTGGCAGGAGGAGGTGGTCTTCGCACTGACCCAGGCAGGTTTCGGCGCTGTCAACGGCACCACCAACCTTTATCTGGCGATGCGCCACGGATTGCAGCCCATCGGCGGGATGGCGCCCGAATACCTTGGATTGTTCCAGGGCCTTGCGCCCGCGCCGGAGGATGCACAACGGCAGGCGCTGGAGCACTGGGTGCGGCAATATCGGGGCGATGCGGGTGTTGCCGGTGGCGGCAGCGGCACCGTCGAGGCCTTTCTCGCCGGCTTCGACCGCTATTTCTGCAAGCTCTTCGACGGCTTGTGCCATGAAGCGGGCGACCCCATCGCGTGGGGGGAACGGGTCATCGCCCACTGGCGTGCACAGGGCGTCGATCCTGCGGGCAAGACCCTGGTGTTTGCCCAGGTGGCCACGCTGGAGCGGGCGTTCACGCTGTATCACACGTTTGCCGACCGCATCCCGGTGCGGCTGGGCGTGGGTGCCGACCTGGTGCACGATTGCGCCCAGGCACCGTTGCACGGCGAGTTGGCCCTGCTGGGCTGCAATGGCCGCATGGTGGCAGCCTGA
- a CDS encoding error-prone DNA polymerase, whose product MSALDHAGTLPPAEPVPQYAELHCLSNFSFQRGASHAHELVERAQALGYTALALTDECSLAGIVRAHVAAKEAGLKLIVGAEFTLDDGLRLVLLAPDRHGYGDLSELITLGRRQAAKGSYKLGRNDVAMLCGHLLALWLPADVPSVADGGWFAAHFPDRAWIAAELLHGPDDQGRLAQLQWLGAATGLPLVAAGDVHMHVRSRRALQDVLTAIRIGSPVAQCGLQLVGNGERHLRPRARLAALYPAALLAETQRIAARCTFVLDSLRYEYPAELVPAGLTPTGHLAALVEAGLAQRYPAGTPAMVQQLVAHELALIARLRYEAFFLTVEDIVRHARSRGILCQGRGSAANSVVCYALHITEVRPEEGNLLFERFISVERGEPPDIDVDFEHDRREEVIQYIYGKYGRDRAALAATVISYRTKSSLRDVGRALGLAEDQLDRLAKNLSWWDSRDHLFQRMVEAGLDPESRQVRLLVALVGQLRRFPRHLSQHVGGFVISSGPLARLVPIEPAAMDGRTVIQWDKDDLEALGLLKVDVLALGMLSAIRRSLEAVTALRGRPFTLQDIPREDPRVYRMLSRADTIGVFQVESRAQMSMLPRLKPARFYDLVIEVAIVRPGPIQGGMVHPYLQRREGLESVEYPSHAVRSVLERTLGVPIFQEQVMKLAEVAAGFTPGEADQLRRSMASWRQSGKLEQFKDKLRQGMTGRGYTGDFAERIIRQIEGFSEYGFPESHAASFATLVYFSAWLKCHEPGAFLCGLLNSLPMGFYTASQLIQDARRHRVVVLPVDVQHSAWESALQAQGQAEPAVRLGFNRIGSLAASAAGRIVAARPADGFASVADLQRRAGLDRRALDALTAAGALATLAGHRHAAHWQVSGLDVRHDLGTTSDGAAPADLAAPTLGEDLVADYRSMGLTLRAHPLSLLRTRLARERMHSAADIRQRRHGQPGRACGIVVGRQRPGTASGVTFVTLEDETGNVNVIVWRQLADLQRRALLGARLLAVYGVIQREGAVVHLLAQRLVDMTPLLGRLPSESRDFH is encoded by the coding sequence GTGAGCGCCCTCGATCATGCCGGCACCCTGCCGCCCGCGGAACCGGTGCCGCAGTACGCCGAGCTGCATTGTCTGTCCAATTTCTCGTTCCAGCGCGGCGCCTCGCACGCGCATGAGCTGGTGGAGCGCGCGCAGGCGCTGGGCTACACCGCGCTGGCGCTGACCGACGAATGCTCGCTGGCCGGCATTGTGCGTGCGCACGTGGCGGCCAAGGAGGCGGGGCTCAAGCTGATCGTCGGAGCGGAGTTCACGCTGGATGACGGCCTGCGGCTGGTGCTGCTGGCACCGGACCGGCATGGCTACGGCGATCTTTCCGAGCTGATCACCCTCGGGCGGCGTCAGGCCGCCAAGGGCAGCTACAAGCTCGGCCGCAACGATGTGGCGATGCTGTGTGGCCATCTGCTGGCGTTATGGCTGCCTGCCGATGTACCGAGCGTGGCCGACGGCGGCTGGTTCGCCGCCCATTTCCCCGACCGGGCCTGGATCGCGGCGGAACTGCTGCATGGTCCGGACGATCAGGGCCGGCTGGCGCAGCTGCAATGGCTGGGTGCGGCCACCGGGCTGCCCTTGGTGGCGGCGGGCGATGTGCATATGCATGTGCGCTCGCGCCGGGCGCTGCAGGATGTGCTGACCGCGATCCGGATCGGTTCGCCGGTGGCGCAATGCGGATTGCAACTGGTCGGCAACGGCGAGCGCCATCTGCGTCCGCGGGCCCGGCTGGCGGCGCTCTACCCGGCCGCACTGCTGGCCGAGACGCAGCGGATCGCCGCACGCTGCACCTTTGTGCTCGACAGCCTGCGTTACGAATACCCGGCCGAGCTTGTGCCTGCGGGCCTTACCCCGACCGGGCATCTTGCGGCTCTGGTGGAAGCGGGGCTGGCGCAGCGCTACCCCGCCGGCACGCCCGCCATGGTGCAGCAGCTGGTCGCGCACGAGCTGGCGCTGATCGCGCGGCTGCGCTACGAGGCATTCTTTCTCACGGTGGAGGATATCGTCCGCCACGCCCGCAGCCGGGGCATCCTGTGTCAGGGCCGCGGCTCGGCCGCCAACTCGGTGGTGTGCTATGCGCTGCACATCACTGAAGTGAGGCCGGAGGAGGGCAACCTGCTGTTCGAGCGCTTCATCTCGGTCGAGCGGGGGGAGCCGCCGGATATCGATGTCGATTTCGAGCACGACCGGCGTGAAGAGGTGATCCAGTACATCTACGGCAAATACGGGCGCGACCGGGCCGCGCTCGCCGCCACGGTGATCAGCTACCGGACCAAGAGCAGCCTGCGCGACGTGGGGCGGGCGCTGGGGCTGGCCGAGGACCAGCTCGACCGGCTGGCCAAGAACCTGTCGTGGTGGGACAGCCGGGATCACCTGTTCCAGCGCATGGTGGAGGCCGGGCTTGACCCCGAAAGCCGCCAGGTGCGCTTGCTGGTGGCGCTGGTCGGGCAACTGAGGCGTTTTCCACGCCATCTGTCGCAGCACGTGGGCGGTTTTGTCATCTCCAGCGGGCCGCTGGCGCGTCTCGTGCCGATCGAGCCGGCGGCCATGGACGGCCGCACCGTCATCCAGTGGGACAAGGACGATCTGGAGGCGCTGGGGCTGTTGAAAGTGGATGTGCTGGCACTGGGCATGCTCTCGGCGATCCGGCGCAGCCTGGAGGCGGTAACGGCGCTGCGCGGGCGGCCCTTCACGCTGCAGGACATCCCTCGCGAAGACCCGCGGGTGTATCGGATGCTGTCGCGGGCCGACACCATCGGCGTGTTCCAGGTGGAGTCGCGCGCGCAGATGAGCATGCTGCCCCGGCTCAAGCCGGCCCGTTTCTACGATCTGGTGATCGAGGTCGCCATCGTCCGGCCCGGCCCCATCCAAGGCGGCATGGTGCACCCCTACCTGCAACGACGCGAGGGCCTGGAGTCGGTGGAGTACCCCAGCCACGCCGTCAGGAGCGTGCTCGAACGCACGCTGGGCGTGCCCATCTTCCAGGAGCAGGTGATGAAGCTGGCCGAGGTGGCCGCCGGCTTCACCCCGGGCGAGGCTGACCAGCTGCGGCGCTCGATGGCTTCGTGGCGCCAGAGCGGCAAGCTCGAGCAGTTCAAGGACAAGTTGCGCCAGGGCATGACCGGACGCGGTTACACCGGGGATTTCGCCGAACGCATCATCCGGCAGATCGAAGGCTTCTCCGAATATGGTTTTCCCGAATCGCATGCGGCCAGCTTCGCCACCCTGGTGTATTTCAGCGCCTGGCTCAAGTGCCACGAGCCGGGTGCGTTCCTGTGTGGCCTGCTCAACTCGTTGCCCATGGGTTTTTATACGGCGTCGCAACTGATCCAGGATGCGCGCCGCCATCGGGTGGTGGTGCTGCCGGTCGACGTGCAGCACAGCGCCTGGGAAAGCGCGCTGCAGGCGCAAGGGCAGGCAGAGCCGGCGGTGCGCCTTGGCTTCAATCGCATCGGCAGCCTGGCCGCATCGGCCGCCGGGCGCATCGTAGCGGCACGCCCGGCGGACGGCTTTGCATCGGTGGCTGACCTGCAGCGGCGGGCTGGACTGGACCGGCGCGCGCTCGATGCACTCACCGCCGCCGGGGCGCTTGCCACGCTGGCCGGGCACCGGCACGCGGCGCATTGGCAGGTCAGCGGCCTTGATGTGCGGCACGACCTTGGCACCACCAGCGATGGTGCCGCGCCGGCCGATCTTGCCGCGCCCACACTGGGCGAGGATCTGGTGGCCGATTACCGCAGCATGGGGCTGACCCTGCGTGCGCATCCGCTCAGCCTGCTGCGCACGCGCCTGGCCCGCGAGCGCATGCACAGCGCGGCGGACATCCGGCAACGCCGCCACGGCCAGCCGGGCCGGGCCTGCGGCATCGTGGTGGGGCGGCAACGCCCCGGCACCGCCAGCGGGGTCACATTCGTGACGCTGGAGGACGAGACCGGCAACGTCAACGTCATCGTCTGGCGACAACTGGCCGATCTGCAACGCCGGGCCCTGCTGGGCGCGCGGCTGCTGGCGGTCTATGGGGTGATCCAGCGCGAAGGGGCGGTGGTGCACCTGCTGGCGCAGCGGCTGGTGGATATGACACCGCTGCTGGGCCGTCTACCGAGTGAAAGCCGTGATTTCCATTGA
- a CDS encoding response regulator, translated as MRKPALPQPIALLLIEDDARDAELLLVELERAGYLIDWVLVAGEVDLCAALARRDFDLILSDFLLPGFSGEQALHIALEMVPEVPFIFVSGVSGEEHAVNMMREGATDYVLKQSLKLLPKAVERALLIANERTERRRMANALRTSELNTRLAVEAAQLGMWDYEPQSGTLTWDRRCRAMFGVEPDAEVTLETFRSAIHPDDLPRIDALVAEAISQDNRKAYIAEYRIVTPGGALHWVVTRGQAFFEQGRCVHFTGVLQDITERKQADQAMHDMNAELERRVEERTRERDRTWQLSRDLLVVARHDTQVVAVNPAWLDTLGWRDEDLLGRQLVDFVHPEDYAATLEEAARLASGQVTSRFENRFRHADGSYHWLSWAAVPEGELVYGAGRDITLQKVALHELAYANRALLAQIEERERVEATLQQMQRLEAVGQLTAGVAHDFNNLLTVVLSNVSFLGRGIGKGVDTDKLLQYVARIREAGERGAKLTGQLLSFSRRQRLAPQVLDLNATIQGMLDLLRSTLGGSVLIEIELAGQPWLALVDPTQVELIVLNLAINARDAMRSGGTLRLSTANETLNQPPLRPEEPEPGEYVVLSVGDSGSGMTPEVMAKAFEPFFTTKEPGKGSGLGLAQVYGFAKQSGGGVRIHSRLGEGTTVSVYLPRASGEVQRPEAESPGTGPVTARTVLLVDDDAAVREATSTQLAQLGYQVLEADSGEAALTLLEQHSTVELLLADFAMPGMNGGELARRVRAQWPGFPILFLSGYADLQRADLTGIDVVQKPFHEAELVRRIERTLQARPVAHQEGPQ; from the coding sequence ATGAGAAAACCGGCACTGCCGCAGCCGATCGCGCTGCTGTTGATCGAGGACGACGCCCGCGATGCCGAGCTGTTGCTGGTGGAGCTGGAGCGTGCTGGTTATCTGATTGACTGGGTGCTGGTCGCCGGCGAGGTCGACCTGTGTGCCGCGCTGGCGCGCCGCGATTTCGACCTGATCCTGTCCGACTTCCTGTTGCCCGGTTTCTCGGGTGAACAGGCGCTGCACATCGCGCTGGAAATGGTGCCCGAGGTGCCGTTCATCTTCGTCTCCGGGGTGTCGGGTGAGGAGCACGCAGTCAACATGATGCGCGAGGGCGCGACCGACTACGTGCTCAAGCAAAGCCTCAAGCTGTTGCCCAAGGCGGTGGAGCGTGCCCTGCTGATCGCCAACGAGCGCACCGAGCGAAGGCGCATGGCCAATGCGTTGCGCACCAGCGAACTCAATACCCGCCTCGCGGTGGAGGCGGCGCAGCTGGGCATGTGGGACTACGAGCCACAGAGCGGCACGCTCACCTGGGACAGGCGTTGCCGTGCCATGTTCGGTGTCGAGCCGGATGCCGAGGTCACGCTCGAGACCTTCCGCAGCGCGATCCATCCGGACGATCTGCCGCGCATCGATGCGCTGGTGGCCGAGGCGATCAGCCAGGACAACCGCAAGGCGTATATCGCCGAATACCGCATCGTCACCCCGGGCGGTGCATTGCACTGGGTGGTGACGCGCGGCCAGGCGTTCTTCGAGCAGGGACGCTGCGTGCATTTCACCGGCGTGCTGCAGGACATCACCGAGCGCAAGCAGGCCGACCAGGCGATGCACGACATGAACGCCGAGCTGGAGCGGCGCGTCGAGGAGCGCACGCGCGAGCGTGACCGCACCTGGCAGCTGTCGCGTGACCTGCTGGTGGTGGCGCGCCACGATACCCAGGTGGTGGCGGTGAATCCGGCCTGGCTTGACACCCTGGGCTGGCGGGACGAGGACCTGCTCGGCCGGCAGCTGGTGGACTTCGTGCATCCCGAGGACTACGCCGCGACGCTGGAGGAGGCCGCGCGGCTGGCGAGCGGCCAGGTCACCTCGCGTTTCGAGAACCGTTTCCGGCATGCCGACGGCAGCTACCATTGGCTGTCCTGGGCGGCGGTGCCCGAAGGCGAGTTGGTATATGGAGCTGGGCGCGACATCACGCTGCAGAAGGTGGCGCTGCATGAGCTGGCCTATGCCAACCGCGCCCTGCTTGCACAGATCGAGGAGCGCGAACGGGTCGAGGCGACGCTGCAGCAGATGCAGCGCCTGGAGGCGGTGGGCCAGCTCACCGCCGGCGTCGCGCATGATTTCAACAATCTGCTGACCGTGGTGCTCAGCAACGTGAGCTTTCTCGGGCGCGGCATTGGCAAGGGTGTCGATACCGACAAGCTGCTGCAGTACGTGGCGCGCATCCGCGAGGCGGGCGAGCGTGGCGCCAAGCTCACCGGACAGCTGCTGTCGTTCTCACGCCGGCAGCGGCTGGCCCCGCAGGTGCTCGATCTGAACGCCACCATCCAAGGCATGCTCGATCTGTTGCGCAGCACGCTGGGCGGCAGCGTGCTGATCGAGATCGAACTGGCCGGGCAACCCTGGCTGGCGCTGGTCGATCCCACCCAGGTGGAGCTGATCGTGCTCAACCTGGCCATCAATGCGCGCGATGCGATGCGCAGTGGCGGCACCTTGCGGCTGAGCACCGCCAACGAAACATTGAACCAGCCACCGTTGCGCCCCGAGGAGCCCGAACCCGGCGAATACGTGGTGCTGTCGGTCGGCGACTCCGGTTCGGGCATGACGCCGGAAGTGATGGCCAAGGCCTTCGAGCCGTTCTTCACCACCAAGGAGCCGGGCAAGGGGTCGGGCCTGGGGCTGGCGCAGGTGTACGGGTTTGCCAAGCAATCGGGCGGTGGCGTGCGCATCCACAGCCGGCTGGGCGAGGGCACCACGGTCAGTGTCTACCTGCCGCGCGCCAGCGGCGAAGTGCAGCGGCCCGAAGCGGAGTCGCCCGGCACCGGGCCGGTGACGGCGCGCACGGTGCTGCTGGTCGACGACGATGCCGCGGTACGCGAGGCGACCTCGACGCAGCTGGCGCAGCTGGGCTACCAGGTGCTCGAGGCCGACAGCGGCGAGGCGGCGCTCACGCTGCTGGAGCAGCATTCCACCGTGGAATTGCTGCTGGCCGATTTCGCGATGCCGGGCATGAACGGCGGCGAACTGGCGCGTCGGGTGCGCGCGCAGTGGCCGGGTTTCCCCATCCTGTTCCTGAGCGGCTACGCCGATCTGCAGCGTGCCGATCTCACCGGCATCGACGTGGTGCAAAAGCCCTTCCACGAGGCCGAGCTGGTGCGTCGGATCGAGCGCACGCTGCAGGCACGCCCTGTGGCCCATCAGGAAGGGCCTCAGTGA